In Limanda limanda chromosome 3, fLimLim1.1, whole genome shotgun sequence, the sequence CTGTGCCTTTCCCGTTCCCGTGAGCGCTCCTTGACTTTCTCTCCACTCCAGGAACGTTCTCTGTGTCTTCGAGACATTCCGGCAGCTTCCCAGCCAGAGGAATCTTCTTGGTCCCGTACTCTATcgcgctctcgctctcgctcccTGTCACGACCCCGGTCGCGGTCTCTTCCTTTGTCCCCAGAACGACTGCTGCTCCTgcacagaaatgtgtgtttgtgtgatcagAACTTGTAAGAATGCTTATGATGTGAAGATCCAGCCTCAGCTTCTATATAAGCAACAAAATGCATCGCACATAACGAGATACATATCTTAACAAACCTGTAGCCATAGTTGCCCTGGATAGAGACCAGACAGTCTTTGAGTGAGGTGACCAGGGCTTGACAGCGTTCATCCCCGTACACTCTGGACTGCTTAATGATGGCAATGGCAGTTAACAGAGTCTCCATCGCTACCCTCAGGTCTCCTGCATCAGCAATAAAAAAGATGGGATattaaagacatttattttgaactAGAAGCGATTCAAAGCTGGTAGGTTTATTGTAATAAAGACTTCGATGACATTTACCTGCACGTGTAAGTGCAGTTATGCCAAAATGAAAATTCAAGCACCCACTTCCATCTGGACTTAAGCTACAGAAAGATTGGAAATTAATATCATTTGGTTGTGAGTTACCTCATTCCAGAAAAATATTGACAATTAAATAAGTTTCACTCCAATTAGACAAGTATAATATGCTAAGTAACATACACTGTTAATAGCGAAAATCATTGAGTTATATAAAGTTAAGTAAATATTGCTGATTGTCAGACGTGAACACACCCAGCAATCAACTAACAGTCGGAAATTCTTCATTTGCATTTACAGTCATGATAAAATTCCTGTTTCTTTTGATCAgcatttcaatgtgtttatagAATTTACAAATCTAAATGTCATCCAAGCCACTCTGTGGAAGACTCTGTTTGACAGGTGGGTCAAAGCACAGATCAGAGAACAGCATTTTTACACAGCATTGAATGTTACTGAGAAAACACTGAGCTCTGTGGTTTATGTGAAATCATCACTGCTACATCTCCTCAGGCAGGTCTTAACAGAACATTGGACCGATGGAATAAAAGGCATGTACCtgaagaagtttactgaaaagtattaaaagaaGCACATAAATAATAAAGCACATGAAGCGCTAATTGCCAGCTCTATTAATTAACccattaatgttttatatctgGTAAAAACCATCACTTTTCCTCAACTAACTACTATAATTCCTGTTGTGAAATTGGGTGATTTGCATGTTATGCTACATTGATGCGTCTCTGTCGGACTGAGCATAAAACCTTAACAGCTTTTAATTTTTCTCCATATGACAGCCAGTCATAAGTAAGGACCAGTCCTTTCCCAGCATGGCTTATTAAGTTATGTGTTCCGTCTTCCACTTGACAGAATGGGCTGCTGTACTCACCAGCTGTTGCTCCAGACACAGCCTTGGAGATGGCACTGCTGGCAACGGCTCTGTTTCTGTTCATCAGCTCCTCAAAGTCTCCATCTGTACTTTTAGGTGTGTGTCTGGAAAAAATGGACAGATTGTTTCCATACTTACTAACAGAATTATTTCACCACAAACAAGTCATCCCTAAAATGATTAAGTATTTTCAGAAATTCGATCAAAATCTGAATCTTAATTTGCTGTATTATactttatgtgttttattatatgCACATATTCGCTTGTATTTGTCTCTGGATCCTGGTCCTTTGCTGCTTTAACAATCCCTTTTCCACAACAATGGTGTtaaacttttaattttaatgaacAGTTATTAATAGCTTAACTCTAAAAAACAGAAAGTTTTCTCACTTTTGTTGGCTGTAAGCTTTGCTGCTGTGCCCGTCTTGTCCCGGGGGGAAGAAAGCTGGATTTATATGAAGACTAGGAGGTGGTTGGCTATGAATGTGGGGTGGATGAGGAGGGAATAAAGGGGGTGGCATGGGTGGTGGGACGTTTGGAGGCATATGTGGgtagtgaggatgaggatgaggatgaggatgaggaggaggatgttgatgttgatgaGGGGGAGGATGTTGATGAGGGGGAGGATGTTGGTGAGGCGGAGGATGTTGGTGAGGCGGAGGATGTTGGTGAGGATGTGGGTGATGAGGTGGTGGGTGAGGGTGACCGAGGAAAGGACTGGGTAATGAGGGAAAGACGTGTTGATGCGAATGTTGTGGAAAAAGTGGAGGTATAGGGATGGGCTCCTGTGACAATAATGAAGGAATTTTTTCTGAAGCATCATCCTTGGAATCTTTGGAATTCACGCGAAGGGGCATACCTGTTGAGAACATATTGTTAGAGGTCAAAGATGACAGACTCTGTAGCATTCTGCTTTAAAGTTTAAGATCCCAAGTATTTACTTCAGATGTGGCGCTCTTACGTTTATTCGCTATGTCTTCAAACACATTGAGGTTCTGTCGAGTGGCAAAGCGACAGTCAAGCTTGTCTCCATTCAGTTTACATTGGGGTATTTTTTCCAACAATATTTTGAATGACTCTTCTGAGGTCACGATCACCTCCGCGTAGCTGCATTACAGAGTAGAAGAAACAACACATGAATGGCAACACCACAGAAAAGCCttattttatacacacacacacacacatatatatatacacacatacttGATTTATAAAATCTCACCCTCTTGACTGGCCATTAATTCTGTTCTCTGCAAATTTGATCTCTTTGATGTCCCTCACACCCAGGTTTTGGGCCAGTCCTGTGATGTCCTTGTCAGATGTCCACTGCAAGAAGGGGAAGAGAAaatgaggaaggaagagagTTAATTTGTTGCATAAACAGCAATTTAGctgatttaaagaaaaagagtTCTACTGTTCTGAGCTTAGGCAAAAATCAAAGCTTTAGTAACAGCACCTACAAAAAAATCACTCTATCCATTAATTTATGAGAATTTTCTTGTACTGAGGTTATGCACACGCCTTACCATGTGTCATTATGTTCATTGATGATTACTTGAGCTTGATATAAACTTAATTGCCATTTGtcaagtttatatttttttataattgcaTCTTACTGCTGCTTATTTTAAGTCTGCGGTCTGTATCATTTCGACAATGCTCTGCAAGCCCATGTGGACAGAACAACAAACATGGTACAATACCATAAACATGTCGCCAAGTGTTACTCACCCAGGGGAAATTTCCAAAATATAACGACAGTCTCTTCTCTGAATTCCCTCCTTTCTGTGTTTGTCCATCTGTTAATTGTGGCTCCTCTTTAACTGAATTCTCCTCGGGTGCAAGACTTTTATTGACGCTCTGGTACTGATCCACTGAGCCAGTCAAGACAGCATCATAGAGTTCATTTGCTTCAGCAATTCTGTCCAAATCCTGTGCGGGAGAGAAAGTAATGACAAAGTCAACTTACATGCTGTCATGCAGTGTATCTCAATGTGCAGAGCACTGATAAGCAAACTGCAACCAGAAGAAATACAAATCTTAGTTCTCAGCTGGAAGAAGTGTAGACTGAGGGGTTAATTCCAATATTTTCTGGGACTTCCACAGAAATGTTGGCAGAAAATAAAGTCGTAAAAAAGGAATATTGACATTATCCAGTAGATATAGTGTATTTTCAATTTTAGATAGAGTGTGTTAATGACAGTGACCACAGATATATGTTATGCAAACAATTAGAAGTAACAATGCTCTCATCAGACCTAACTCTATGGACTTAAAGGCTGAAACACGACtatacaatgtaaaaaaaacaccaagctGTTAAAAACTAGTGTAGTTGAATCTAATTGCTATGCAAATAATCCCTCGTGAAGGTTATAATCAGTTTCTATGAATATCAGGATGGGTGATATGGCCAAAAATCGCATATAGACAAAAAAGTTGAAGCCTTATGCATTTCTATCGCACAATGATTTGAAGCCTCCACATTCATAATGACGCAACAATAACTGATCTTGATAACCCCAATGAAATAAGCTGCTGTTTTAGACGCCATTTGTTTTAGCTTAGTGTTCCTGATAAACTCACAACTTTAAACATGACGGGCTGTGGTGTTATTTAACCGGAGGGTGTTTGCAATGGGAGACATGAACTGTAGTTATGTTTTGATTTCAAACACGTTCTATCTGAGCCCACTGTCGCAACACAGACATATCTTATCCTTCTCTGCAAGACAGGTCACACAGGCGTCTGGTGGAGGGACGCATTTGAGTTCATCCGCTCGATGAGCACATGTAAACATCGGTCTCACCTCTTTGTTTTGATGCACATTAGTGTACATGTCCGTCCGCCTGGAGGAGCCTGGTCCGGCTGCAGCCGCAGGAGCAGCCATCCCGTGGGCCTCGAACGATCCGACCGAGGGCTCTGCAGCGAGTTCCACAGCAAAAAGGTTTTACAACTTTCTAAATGATCGCAACATGAAACACTCTACCGCAAATCAATACGAGTGCATGCGGACAACAGGTGATCCGGTTCAGGAGATAACAGCTAGCGTCTCGCCTGGTGTCTACCGTTAGCTAACGTTCCGCACGAGCCCACAAAACATggaattatacaaaaaaagcaACTAGATATGACCAGCCGAGGATACGAAAAGCGAACACAAGTTAATACATAATGTTTAATGGAACCTTTGAAAGTAAAACCACAGTATTACATGTGTGAGTTCACCCACGAGGGCTATCTAGCTAGTATGTGTTCGCTCCTTCCTCAGCTAGTGCTAATG encodes:
- the LOC132998473 gene encoding cleavage and polyadenylation specificity factor subunit 7-like, whose amino-acid sequence is MAAPAAAAGPGSSRRTDMYTNVHQNKEDLDRIAEANELYDAVLTGSVDQYQSVNKSLAPEENSVKEEPQLTDGQTQKGGNSEKRLSLYFGNFPWWTSDKDITGLAQNLGVRDIKEIKFAENRINGQSRGYAEVIVTSEESFKILLEKIPQCKLNGDKLDCRFATRQNLNVFEDIANKRMPLRVNSKDSKDDASEKIPSLLSQEPIPIPPLFPQHSHQHVFPSLPSPFLGHPHPPPHHPHPHQHPPPHQHPPPHQHPPPHQHPPPHQHQHPPPHPHPHPHPHYPHMPPNVPPPMPPPLFPPHPPHIHSQPPPSLHINPAFFPPGQDGHSSKAYSQQKHTPKSTDGDFEELMNRNRAVASSAISKAVSGATAGDLRVAMETLLTAIAIIKQSRVYGDERCQALVTSLKDCLVSIQGNYGYRSSSRSGDKGRDRDRGRDRERERERDRVRDQEDSSGWEAAGMSRRHRERSWSGEKVKERSRERERHRDHRDRDRDRYR